In Microbacterium pumilum, the following proteins share a genomic window:
- a CDS encoding OmpL47-type beta-barrel domain-containing protein: MSVKEALRSVVTGIALAIASVLVVSSVAAAETGSVREIAFVPLSVGMAGANLDFEGGLTGWDTTGAVTSPTSGAQDGSRYAALPANATAQVTITGLQQGSYSLTGWFRGSAGNNVANITVSGSGGPNSVMLLDANLSSTAWQQTSNRNVLVYSGEVVLTITAGSTALSVDTLELTLDSADESLANWGFESGLDDWSANAGVTVVTDNADTGEKAVKLAAGGQVAQQVAVEPNTRYGFTVRAKVDEQDTFSTEKTKDSKDRINGELVHRESTGDRVNIGVKTLGGTVLRQAPAGTTGYSLVSITFETGPDDHAVVLYANTINDAAYQSSVTVWKTEGSYVEDPWTGNGAGSAYVDTADLFVIHDDENIRGADVSFMPAIEDKGGKYFANGVQQDGLRILSNHGVNSIISMIFVQAGNTVYDNNTLEPIYSDQLDAAGNPIEYRMIEGYFDKVHTTRLAQRASQLGISYMPSFHYSDSWISAGKAYAPSSWINTDYAGKRTNTDLAHIKSIVYNYVYDFVSGLVAAGVDIAGVKQGNEQDGGLIWPIGRGAASVGHASIITATWDAVEAAAPGTARSIHSNNGYDVPYTDAIFNNLTAAGAKFDGESHSLYGGRSSGNIIKMATVQNADPVRRYRDYLNVETGFAFTKYLSSFDQQVASMGQSAYYRSNPNGQYNWILDYQQAALDTPNPYGQTRGFYYWETDWIPTPGAGSSQTSNANVAGRIMFNNGDVTIKEMGSTRSGKAGDMMDSMYGYLWRGLPKAKPVTAYSPLSSDNGIAGGAYAVTPTVPTGISVADSAISLTVGLSQRLKPTVTPVAQVLTDSTVRYSSSDPAVASVTHNGYVKALAPGSTTVTARDAAGHIATVSVTVSATTKATNADLAVTAGTTTVADGGTVTAAVLARLDLTATLANATTKVVTYKSSDPTIASFFGETWQTPVGTMKQRTDDSSKVQLDIKRAGTTTITVTSADGGATKSFTLNTTKVAVTSITLNKTSATVSNSRKLQLVATIAPANATLYKVNWTSSNPAVAKVDKMGMVTAVAPGTATIRAESDDSTTMAATSAITVVPVQVEGVVLNKTSLTVQTGSTKPLSALVLPEDADNKSVTWSTSDPAIATVGASGAVTGVHAGTAIITATTAQGGFTAHATVTVQTDEVAVTGITLDRHTHFFASDYFSTVNPGTVAPTIAVSAAIAPIEATKDTVIWKSDTPTVATVNSFGIITAVSAGVATITASSEDGLFHDSITVYVPTISDSFDNRTIGDTWSTGRAANYSGVMNAAVIDSNGDQVLAAVGSGSGGRGGARYISPAVKNDLVILDFDWHVGQPTGTKGAFLTIADSTESRYLGIQYSWATELVYASGGKSGSTSATTNEPLANTTPVGTGFNVNNVWYKVHVEIDMIAKQSVFTITRKDNPAITATHTVPFAADTVYNGNVASLQWWTTRAPSATMSWTTMLDDVNIYKAAPIAKTVTVNSTGIRFIPITGTRMTQFQLSSGVVPTTISQNVTYTSANTNLVTVTSSGLVTPAHLYSSLNTVVSGTTTVRVASAVDPTVYVDVPVTVTNEIRASEFFWVEDSDGDYVYEEGESGSTIPLDVGDEDQLVARLTGGDGATDVADIEWKSTDPSVVEIDSETGELTAIADGVATVNVTVSLYTGEPKTAAITFRVGPAPTASSIAVTHQPTKTTYQVGEELVSDGLEVTATLTDGSTTVLEADEYTISGFSSAQPGTDVVVVTLKSDETKKTGFTVTIATPDTTAPVVVATVNPASPTGLAGWYTGAVGVTLSATDDAGVASIEYRVGADGAWTDYEAQVAAPEGATAFGYRATDTKGNVSAVQTVTVQRDEVGPAAAAAFDDADGTTEGPVAVTLSATDAASGVDTISYSVDGGTWLTYSGPVSVSGAGEHVVTYRAIDVAGNVGSVKTATVSIVAADTTAPIVAASLNPASPTGDAGWYVGAVALTLTATDDRSGIGSIQYTVGSGTWTTYTGPVALDEGSMAVSYRATDGKGNVSDQESLTVKRDDTAPAVSADFDDHSGASTGPVAVTLSATDAGSGVGSIAYTLDGGAWTTYTTPLSVTGAGTHTVAYEASDAAGNVSAVSTATIQIAVADTVAPVVTAVAAPAAPSGLAGWYAGAVSVTLSAVDERSGIASIEYRANGGSWTVYTSPVVIPEGIVEVEYRATDTKGNVSAPDTITVKRDVTAPVSAASFDDQDGQATGPVEVVLTSTDGGSGVSGVTYSVNGGASTLYTGVFEVATNATITFAATDRAGNVEATKSAAVVFAPVDSTPPVVTGTTTPAAPNGANGWFTSPVTLTLTATDTQSGVDSITYRAGSGAFTTYSTPIAVPVGSTTYTFRATDGKGNVSGFKTVTVKRDEDAPVASSTAAATTATSATVTVIATDVVSGVASISYRIDSGSWKTYTTPFVITGAGVHTVEFAATDPAGNAGTIKSSQVLVGPDTSAPLLTVATNPTSPDGANGWFTSAVTVSAAATDVSGVAKTEYRVGTGAWAAYTAPISAPAGTTTYGFRATDAKGNVSAIKTVTVKRDNTLPVTAASFNDLGGAGSDPVKVTLSRTDTFSGIGSTWYQIDGGTWTQYSAAFYVEGAGDRVVAYATTDLAGNTETVKTVTVRIASPDTTAPVLVVTTTPEAPTGLNSWFTGTVSLKATATDPAVPSAATAGVKSIEYRVGSGAWTIFSASIAAPVGTTTYSFRATDKAGNVSATHSVVVKRDTVVPVASATYTNGGVGTVPVTLNATDATSGVGKIVYSLDQGPWTTYDAVIPVTGAGSHTLYYSAIDNAGNTSATRTATITVVAPDTTGPTVSAVTSPAAPTGTNGWFKGTAAVSLSLVASDSSGVASREYQVNGGAWKPYTAAISVPAGETTFTYRATDNRGNVSTIGTIVIKRDTAAPVATAAFTNSQVGTVPVTLTATDALSGVAAITYSLDQGAWTAYTGPIPVTGKGTHTISYTATDKAGNVSAAKSASITVK; the protein is encoded by the coding sequence ATGTCCGTCAAAGAGGCTCTTCGATCGGTGGTCACCGGCATCGCTCTGGCGATCGCGTCGGTGCTGGTCGTCTCATCGGTCGCCGCGGCCGAGACCGGCAGCGTGCGCGAGATCGCATTCGTGCCGCTCAGCGTGGGCATGGCAGGCGCGAACCTCGACTTCGAGGGAGGGCTGACGGGCTGGGACACGACGGGGGCGGTCACCTCGCCCACGAGTGGTGCGCAGGACGGCAGCCGCTATGCGGCGCTCCCGGCCAATGCCACCGCGCAGGTCACGATCACCGGGCTGCAGCAGGGAAGCTACAGCCTGACAGGGTGGTTCCGCGGCTCAGCAGGCAACAATGTCGCGAACATCACGGTGTCGGGCAGCGGCGGGCCGAACTCGGTCATGCTCCTCGACGCCAACCTCAGCAGCACCGCGTGGCAGCAGACATCCAACCGGAACGTCCTGGTCTACTCGGGCGAAGTCGTCCTGACCATCACGGCCGGCAGCACCGCACTGAGCGTCGACACTCTCGAGCTGACCCTCGACTCCGCCGACGAATCGCTCGCCAACTGGGGGTTCGAGTCGGGGCTCGATGACTGGAGCGCCAATGCCGGCGTGACCGTGGTCACCGACAACGCCGACACGGGCGAGAAGGCGGTCAAGCTTGCTGCGGGCGGGCAGGTCGCGCAGCAGGTCGCCGTCGAGCCGAACACGCGCTACGGTTTCACCGTCCGTGCGAAGGTCGACGAGCAGGACACCTTTTCGACCGAGAAGACCAAGGATTCGAAAGACCGCATCAACGGCGAGCTGGTGCATCGGGAATCGACCGGCGACCGCGTCAACATCGGCGTCAAGACCCTGGGCGGCACTGTCCTGCGGCAGGCCCCAGCCGGCACCACGGGCTACTCGCTCGTCTCGATCACGTTCGAGACCGGCCCTGACGACCATGCCGTCGTGCTGTACGCCAACACCATCAACGACGCTGCCTATCAGTCCTCCGTGACGGTGTGGAAAACCGAGGGCTCCTACGTGGAAGACCCTTGGACCGGCAACGGTGCCGGGTCGGCGTATGTCGACACAGCCGACCTCTTCGTGATCCACGACGACGAGAACATCCGCGGCGCCGACGTATCGTTCATGCCGGCGATCGAAGACAAGGGCGGCAAGTACTTCGCGAACGGCGTGCAGCAGGATGGCCTCCGGATCCTGTCCAACCATGGAGTGAACTCGATCATTTCGATGATCTTCGTGCAGGCGGGCAATACCGTCTACGACAACAACACCCTCGAACCGATCTACAGCGACCAGTTGGACGCTGCAGGCAACCCGATCGAGTACCGGATGATCGAGGGCTACTTCGACAAGGTTCACACCACCAGGCTCGCCCAGCGCGCGAGCCAGCTGGGCATCAGCTACATGCCGAGCTTCCACTACTCCGACTCGTGGATCAGTGCGGGGAAGGCGTACGCGCCGTCCTCGTGGATCAACACCGACTACGCCGGTAAACGCACGAATACCGACCTCGCCCACATCAAGTCGATCGTGTACAACTACGTCTACGACTTCGTGTCTGGCCTCGTAGCAGCCGGTGTCGACATCGCCGGTGTCAAGCAGGGAAACGAGCAAGACGGCGGCCTCATCTGGCCCATCGGCCGCGGCGCGGCATCCGTCGGTCACGCCTCGATCATCACGGCGACCTGGGATGCCGTCGAAGCGGCCGCTCCCGGCACAGCCCGCTCGATCCACTCCAACAACGGCTATGACGTCCCGTACACCGACGCCATCTTCAACAACCTGACCGCCGCCGGCGCGAAGTTCGACGGTGAGTCGCACTCGCTCTACGGCGGTCGTTCCAGCGGCAACATCATCAAGATGGCGACGGTGCAGAACGCCGATCCAGTGCGCCGCTACCGCGACTATCTCAATGTGGAGACCGGTTTCGCGTTCACCAAATACCTCTCGAGCTTCGACCAGCAGGTCGCGTCGATGGGCCAGTCTGCCTACTACCGCAGCAACCCCAACGGTCAGTACAACTGGATCCTCGACTACCAGCAAGCGGCGCTCGACACGCCCAACCCGTACGGCCAGACTCGCGGGTTCTACTACTGGGAGACCGACTGGATCCCGACACCCGGGGCAGGCAGCAGTCAGACGAGCAACGCGAACGTCGCCGGTCGCATCATGTTCAATAACGGTGACGTCACCATCAAGGAGATGGGCAGCACTCGTTCCGGCAAGGCCGGCGACATGATGGACTCGATGTACGGCTACCTCTGGCGGGGCCTTCCCAAGGCCAAGCCGGTGACGGCCTACTCGCCGCTGAGCTCGGACAACGGCATCGCGGGCGGCGCGTATGCCGTGACGCCGACCGTCCCGACGGGAATCTCGGTCGCCGACAGCGCCATCTCGCTGACGGTGGGACTCAGCCAGCGGCTGAAGCCGACCGTGACACCTGTTGCGCAGGTGCTCACTGACAGCACCGTCCGATACTCGTCCTCCGACCCGGCCGTCGCCTCCGTCACCCACAACGGCTATGTGAAGGCGCTGGCGCCCGGTTCCACGACGGTGACGGCACGGGATGCCGCGGGTCACATCGCGACGGTGAGCGTGACCGTCTCCGCCACGACCAAGGCGACCAATGCCGACCTCGCGGTGACGGCCGGCACGACGACGGTCGCCGATGGTGGCACGGTGACAGCCGCGGTTCTCGCCCGGCTCGATCTGACCGCGACTCTCGCCAATGCGACGACGAAGGTGGTCACCTACAAATCCTCCGACCCGACGATCGCCTCGTTCTTCGGCGAGACGTGGCAGACACCCGTGGGCACGATGAAGCAGCGCACCGATGACTCGTCCAAGGTTCAGCTCGACATCAAGCGCGCAGGCACGACGACGATCACGGTGACCTCGGCCGACGGCGGCGCAACGAAGTCCTTCACGCTCAACACCACCAAGGTGGCCGTGACCTCGATCACGCTGAACAAGACGAGCGCAACCGTGAGCAACAGTCGCAAACTGCAGCTCGTCGCGACCATCGCGCCGGCCAACGCGACGCTGTACAAGGTGAACTGGACCTCCTCCAACCCGGCGGTCGCGAAGGTCGACAAGATGGGCATGGTGACCGCGGTCGCACCCGGCACCGCCACCATCCGCGCGGAATCCGACGACAGCACCACGATGGCGGCAACCTCGGCGATCACGGTCGTGCCGGTGCAGGTCGAGGGTGTGGTGCTCAACAAGACTTCGCTCACCGTTCAGACCGGGTCTACGAAGCCCCTTTCGGCGCTCGTCCTGCCCGAGGACGCCGACAACAAGTCCGTCACATGGTCGACGTCCGACCCGGCGATCGCGACGGTAGGCGCATCCGGCGCAGTGACCGGCGTCCACGCCGGCACGGCCATCATCACCGCCACCACCGCGCAGGGCGGGTTCACCGCACATGCGACCGTCACCGTGCAGACCGACGAAGTGGCGGTCACCGGCATTACCCTCGACCGCCACACGCACTTCTTCGCCTCGGACTACTTCTCGACGGTGAACCCGGGGACCGTCGCGCCGACCATCGCGGTCTCGGCGGCGATCGCTCCGATCGAGGCGACGAAAGACACCGTGATCTGGAAGTCGGACACACCCACGGTCGCCACCGTGAACTCGTTCGGCATCATCACGGCCGTCTCAGCGGGTGTGGCGACCATCACCGCCTCGTCTGAGGACGGCTTGTTCCACGACTCCATCACGGTCTACGTGCCGACGATCAGCGACTCGTTCGACAACCGCACGATCGGCGACACGTGGAGCACCGGCCGTGCGGCGAACTACAGCGGAGTCATGAATGCCGCCGTCATCGACAGCAACGGCGACCAGGTCCTCGCGGCCGTCGGAAGCGGATCAGGTGGTCGAGGCGGCGCGAGATACATCTCTCCCGCCGTGAAGAACGACCTCGTGATCCTCGACTTCGACTGGCATGTCGGGCAACCCACGGGCACGAAGGGCGCGTTCCTCACCATCGCAGACAGCACGGAGAGCCGGTACCTCGGCATCCAATACAGCTGGGCAACCGAACTCGTCTACGCGAGCGGCGGAAAGTCGGGCTCCACATCGGCGACGACGAATGAGCCGCTCGCCAACACGACTCCGGTAGGCACCGGCTTCAACGTCAACAACGTCTGGTACAAGGTGCATGTCGAAATCGACATGATCGCCAAGCAGTCGGTCTTCACGATCACCCGCAAGGACAACCCGGCGATCACCGCCACTCACACGGTTCCGTTCGCGGCCGACACGGTCTACAACGGCAACGTCGCTTCCCTGCAGTGGTGGACGACTCGTGCCCCGAGCGCCACCATGTCGTGGACGACGATGCTCGATGACGTCAACATCTACAAGGCAGCTCCCATCGCGAAGACCGTCACCGTGAATTCGACCGGCATCCGGTTCATCCCGATCACCGGCACGCGGATGACGCAGTTCCAGCTCTCGAGCGGTGTGGTGCCCACCACCATCAGCCAGAACGTGACGTACACCTCCGCGAACACGAATCTGGTGACCGTCACCAGCAGCGGGCTTGTCACGCCGGCCCACCTCTACTCGTCTCTGAACACAGTCGTGTCGGGCACCACAACGGTGCGTGTCGCCTCGGCAGTCGACCCGACCGTCTACGTCGACGTGCCCGTCACGGTGACCAACGAGATCCGCGCCTCGGAATTCTTCTGGGTCGAGGACTCCGACGGCGACTACGTCTACGAAGAGGGGGAGTCCGGTTCGACCATCCCGCTCGACGTGGGTGACGAAGACCAGCTCGTCGCACGCCTCACCGGCGGTGACGGCGCGACCGATGTCGCCGACATCGAGTGGAAGTCGACTGATCCCAGCGTCGTCGAGATCGACTCCGAGACAGGTGAGCTCACCGCGATCGCCGATGGCGTTGCGACCGTCAACGTGACGGTGAGCCTTTACACGGGCGAACCGAAGACGGCGGCGATCACGTTCCGGGTCGGTCCCGCGCCCACAGCGTCATCCATCGCCGTGACGCACCAGCCGACGAAGACGACGTATCAGGTCGGTGAGGAACTCGTCTCCGACGGTCTCGAGGTCACCGCGACCCTGACCGACGGCTCGACGACCGTGCTGGAGGCAGATGAGTACACGATCTCCGGATTCAGTTCTGCACAGCCGGGCACCGACGTGGTCGTGGTGACACTGAAGTCGGATGAGACGAAGAAGACGGGCTTCACCGTCACCATCGCCACCCCCGACACGACGGCTCCGGTTGTCGTGGCGACGGTGAACCCGGCGAGCCCCACGGGTCTCGCGGGATGGTACACCGGCGCTGTCGGAGTCACCCTGTCGGCGACGGATGACGCGGGTGTGGCCTCGATCGAGTACCGGGTCGGCGCCGACGGCGCATGGACGGACTACGAAGCGCAGGTCGCGGCGCCCGAAGGTGCAACCGCGTTCGGATACCGGGCGACGGATACGAAGGGCAACGTGTCTGCCGTGCAGACGGTCACCGTGCAGCGCGACGAGGTCGGCCCGGCGGCGGCGGCCGCCTTCGATGACGCGGACGGCACGACGGAGGGTCCGGTGGCGGTGACGCTCTCGGCGACGGATGCCGCATCCGGGGTCGACACGATCTCGTACTCCGTCGACGGAGGCACGTGGCTCACCTACTCCGGGCCGGTGTCGGTGAGCGGCGCGGGTGAGCATGTCGTGACGTACCGTGCGATCGACGTGGCGGGCAACGTGGGTTCGGTGAAGACAGCCACTGTGAGCATCGTGGCCGCAGACACCACCGCCCCGATCGTCGCCGCGTCCCTCAACCCGGCATCTCCGACCGGCGACGCCGGCTGGTACGTCGGCGCGGTCGCGCTGACGCTGACCGCGACCGACGACCGATCGGGCATCGGCTCGATCCAGTACACGGTCGGCTCGGGCACCTGGACGACGTACACCGGTCCGGTGGCGCTCGATGAGGGCTCGATGGCGGTCTCGTATCGCGCCACGGATGGGAAGGGCAACGTGTCCGACCAGGAGTCCCTGACCGTCAAGCGCGATGACACGGCTCCGGCGGTGAGCGCAGACTTCGACGATCACTCGGGTGCGTCGACAGGCCCGGTCGCGGTCACGCTCTCGGCGACGGACGCCGGCTCCGGCGTCGGATCGATCGCTTACACCTTGGATGGCGGAGCGTGGACGACCTACACCACACCGCTGTCGGTGACGGGTGCCGGGACCCACACCGTCGCGTACGAGGCATCCGATGCCGCAGGCAACGTGTCGGCCGTATCGACGGCGACGATCCAGATCGCCGTTGCCGACACAGTGGCGCCGGTCGTCACCGCCGTCGCGGCGCCCGCTGCACCGTCCGGCCTCGCCGGCTGGTACGCCGGAGCGGTATCGGTCACGCTGTCCGCCGTCGATGAGCGCAGCGGGATCGCCTCGATCGAGTATCGGGCGAACGGCGGGTCGTGGACGGTCTATACCTCTCCGGTCGTCATTCCGGAGGGAATCGTGGAGGTCGAGTACCGCGCCACGGACACCAAGGGCAATGTCTCGGCGCCTGACACGATCACGGTGAAACGAGACGTGACGGCACCGGTCTCTGCGGCGTCGTTCGACGACCAGGACGGGCAGGCGACGGGTCCGGTGGAAGTCGTCCTGACTTCGACGGACGGCGGGTCGGGGGTTTCCGGGGTGACCTACTCGGTCAACGGCGGGGCGAGCACTCTTTACACGGGTGTCTTCGAGGTGGCCACGAACGCGACGATCACGTTCGCCGCGACCGACAGGGCGGGCAACGTCGAGGCGACGAAGTCGGCCGCGGTCGTGTTCGCACCGGTCGATTCGACGCCACCCGTGGTCACCGGCACCACCACTCCCGCGGCGCCGAACGGCGCGAACGGATGGTTCACATCGCCCGTGACCCTGACCCTGACCGCGACCGACACCCAGTCCGGCGTCGACAGCATCACCTACCGTGCCGGATCCGGTGCGTTCACGACCTACTCGACGCCCATCGCAGTGCCGGTCGGATCCACGACCTACACTTTCCGGGCAACGGACGGCAAGGGCAACGTGTCGGGTTTCAAGACGGTCACCGTCAAGCGCGATGAGGACGCCCCCGTGGCGTCATCGACAGCGGCTGCCACCACGGCGACCTCCGCGACGGTCACCGTGATCGCCACCGACGTCGTGTCGGGTGTCGCGTCCATCAGCTATCGGATCGACTCCGGCAGCTGGAAGACGTACACGACGCCGTTCGTGATCACCGGTGCGGGTGTCCACACGGTGGAGTTCGCGGCGACAGACCCTGCGGGCAACGCCGGGACGATCAAGTCGAGTCAGGTCCTCGTCGGTCCTGATACGTCGGCCCCGCTGCTCACCGTCGCCACGAACCCGACGTCGCCCGACGGAGCCAACGGATGGTTCACCTCGGCGGTCACGGTGAGCGCGGCGGCGACGGACGTCTCCGGAGTTGCGAAGACTGAGTACCGCGTCGGCACCGGAGCGTGGGCGGCGTACACGGCTCCGATCAGCGCTCCGGCGGGCACCACGACGTACGGCTTCCGGGCAACCGACGCCAAGGGCAATGTGTCTGCGATCAAGACCGTCACCGTGAAGCGCGACAACACGCTCCCGGTCACCGCGGCATCGTTCAACGATCTCGGTGGAGCCGGCTCGGATCCGGTCAAGGTCACGCTGTCTCGCACGGACACCTTCTCGGGCATCGGCTCCACCTGGTATCAGATCGACGGGGGGACGTGGACGCAGTACTCGGCCGCGTTCTACGTCGAGGGTGCCGGGGACCGCGTGGTGGCATACGCCACGACCGACCTCGCCGGCAACACGGAGACGGTGAAGACGGTGACGGTGCGGATCGCGTCACCCGACACCACCGCGCCGGTGCTGGTGGTGACGACGACCCCCGAGGCACCGACCGGGCTGAACTCCTGGTTCACCGGGACGGTGTCGCTCAAGGCGACCGCCACCGACCCGGCCGTGCCCAGCGCCGCCACCGCGGGTGTCAAGTCGATCGAGTACAGGGTGGGCTCGGGGGCGTGGACGATCTTCTCAGCGTCGATCGCCGCACCGGTGGGAACCACGACGTACTCGTTCCGGGCCACGGACAAGGCAGGGAACGTCTCGGCCACGCACAGCGTCGTGGTCAAGCGCGACACCGTCGTGCCCGTGGCGTCGGCGACCTACACGAACGGTGGGGTGGGCACCGTGCCGGTGACGCTGAACGCGACGGATGCGACGTCGGGGGTGGGGAAGATCGTGTACTCGCTGGATCAGGGTCCATGGACGACCTACGACGCCGTCATCCCGGTGACCGGCGCGGGCAGTCATACCCTGTACTACAGCGCGATCGACAACGCCGGGAACACCTCCGCCACCAGGACCGCCACGATCACCGTCGTCGCGCCCGACACCACAGGGCCCACGGTCTCGGCAGTGACGAGCCCGGCTGCGCCGACCGGCACGAACGGCTGGTTCAAGGGCACAGCGGCGGTGTCGCTCTCCCTCGTCGCGTCCGACTCGTCGGGCGTCGCGAGCCGCGAGTACCAGGTCAACGGTGGAGCGTGGAAGCCCTATACGGCAGCCATCTCGGTGCCCGCCGGTGAAACGACGTTCACCTACCGGGCAACCGACAACAGGGGCAACGTCTCAACGATCGGCACGATCGTGATCAAACGCGACACCGCAGCTCCCGTTGCTACGGCCGCCTTCACGAACAGTCAGGTCGGCACGGTGCCGGTGACCCTGACCGCGACCGATGCGCTGTCAGGCGTCGCCGCGATCACCTACAGCCTCGACCAGGGCGCATGGACCGCCTACACCGGTCCCATCCCGGTCACAGGCAAGGGAACGCACACCATCAGCTACACCGCCACCGACAAGGCCGGCAACGTTTCAGCAGCCAAGAGTGCGAGCATCACCGTCAAGTAG
- a CDS encoding ABC transporter ATP-binding protein, translating to MTTSPPPEVLLDPSRPGASLFGLLRPFRTRLLGVSAIFLVKDSAIWLLPVITARAVDVVVAGGPLSSIGVLAVVSAVLLLQVYPMHVLFTRLYMGIVRKIALTLRNAVTTRLQTLSIGYYGRTSAAVMQSKVVRDVENIELMYGQVGNPLGSAIVVFTGAIVMTALTVPQFLPIYFLAIPCGIGVWLITRRRSHNRNEAFRLQMERYSKRVGEMTTLMPITRAHGLESVAYDRVAEDAEGVRELGLSLDMVNGHFGALSWVVMQLLAVGCLLTAGAFSVAGILPISPGDVVLLGTYFTILTGTIMTVLSLMPVVARGRESVRSIAEVLHEPDLELNEGKRHVADITGRYELEKVSMLFPGQSRAALDSVTLRIAPGETIAFVGPSGSGKSTLINSILGFTRPTSGRILLDDQDTAELDMRTVRRRISVVPQESVLFEGSIRDNITYGLGQISDAEVQNALAQANAIEIVDALPDGWDTLVGERGARLSGGQRQRISIARALIRNPRVLILDEATSALDSESELKVQDALERLMLGRTTFIVAHRLSTIRTADRIIVLDRGQIIEVGSHEELLESNGRYRRLWELQFG from the coding sequence GTGACCACTTCACCGCCGCCTGAAGTGCTGCTCGATCCCTCACGACCTGGTGCATCCCTCTTCGGCCTTCTCCGTCCGTTCCGCACGCGGCTGCTCGGCGTCTCGGCGATCTTTCTCGTGAAGGACAGCGCGATCTGGCTGCTCCCGGTCATCACCGCCCGAGCGGTCGACGTCGTCGTCGCCGGCGGCCCGCTGTCATCGATCGGCGTCCTTGCGGTCGTGAGCGCTGTGCTGCTGCTGCAGGTGTATCCGATGCACGTGCTTTTCACGCGCTTGTACATGGGGATCGTCCGAAAGATCGCGCTGACGTTGCGCAACGCGGTGACGACACGCCTGCAGACGCTGTCGATCGGATACTACGGTCGCACGAGCGCCGCAGTCATGCAGAGCAAGGTCGTGCGCGATGTCGAGAACATCGAGCTCATGTACGGCCAGGTCGGCAACCCGCTCGGGTCGGCGATCGTCGTCTTCACCGGCGCTATCGTCATGACTGCGCTGACGGTGCCGCAATTCCTTCCGATCTACTTCCTCGCGATCCCCTGCGGCATCGGCGTGTGGTTGATCACGCGCCGCCGCTCACACAATCGGAACGAGGCATTCCGACTGCAGATGGAGCGGTATTCGAAGCGCGTCGGCGAGATGACCACTCTCATGCCGATCACGCGCGCGCACGGGCTGGAGAGTGTCGCGTACGACCGTGTCGCCGAAGACGCCGAAGGAGTTCGTGAGCTGGGCCTCAGTCTCGACATGGTCAACGGGCACTTCGGCGCGTTGAGCTGGGTCGTCATGCAGCTTCTCGCCGTCGGATGCCTCCTCACCGCTGGAGCGTTCTCGGTTGCGGGCATCCTGCCCATATCGCCCGGCGATGTGGTCCTGCTGGGGACGTACTTCACGATTCTGACGGGCACCATCATGACTGTGCTCAGCCTGATGCCCGTCGTCGCTCGAGGCCGCGAGTCGGTGCGCTCCATCGCGGAGGTGCTGCACGAGCCGGATCTCGAACTGAACGAGGGCAAGCGCCATGTCGCCGATATCACCGGTCGCTACGAGCTCGAAAAGGTCTCGATGTTGTTCCCCGGCCAATCGCGTGCGGCGCTCGACTCGGTGACACTCCGGATCGCACCCGGTGAGACTATCGCGTTCGTCGGACCGTCGGGGTCTGGCAAGTCGACGCTGATCAACTCGATCCTGGGATTCACCCGGCCCACCTCAGGACGTATCCTGCTCGACGATCAGGACACGGCCGAGCTCGACATGCGCACCGTCCGACGCAGAATCTCGGTCGTGCCACAGGAATCGGTGCTGTTCGAAGGGTCCATCCGCGACAACATCACCTACGGGCTCGGGCAGATCTCCGATGCCGAGGTGCAGAACGCGCTCGCCCAGGCGAATGCGATCGAAATCGTCGACGCGCTGCCGGACGGATGGGACACCCTCGTCGGCGAGCGCGGGGCACGCCTCTCGGGCGGGCAGCGTCAGCGGATCTCGATCGCGCGAGCCCTCATCCGCAATCCGCGCGTGCTCATCCTCGACGAGGCCACCAGCGCCCTCGACTCGGAGTCGGAACTCAAGGTGCAGGATGCACTCGAGCGTCTCATGCTCGGCCGCACCACCTTCATCGTCGCGCACCGTCTTTCGACGATTCGCACCGCCGACCGCATCATCGTGCTCGACAGGGGCCAGATCATCGAGGTCGGTTCCCACGAGGAGCTTCTCGAATCGAACGGCCGCTACCGCCGGCTCTGGGAACTGCAATTCGGCTGA